The Paenibacillus sp. FSL R7-0204 genome includes a region encoding these proteins:
- the efeO gene encoding iron uptake system protein EfeO — translation MKIGYAVPAGLLAASLLFAGCAGKDNSNNSGNKSNDSGNNAAAQAGSGTESVAKAGGETNADFTTAIDEYRKYVIEQCDAFVKQTEGFTDAVKAGKLDEAKALYAPARMHYERIEPIAEALGDLDPNIDARENDVDAADWRGFHKIEQALWQNNTTEGMTDVADRLLKDAQLLRAKVETAGIDANLLVTGAVELLNEVSSSKVTGEEERYSHTDLYDFVANVEGAQKIYELLKPELAKKDPTLEQTIGERFTALLNELAPFKSGEGYVSYETLKPEEVRRLSQNLDALAEPLSNMGTILGV, via the coding sequence ATGAAAATAGGTTATGCAGTACCTGCGGGTCTGCTTGCAGCGTCCCTCCTGTTCGCCGGATGTGCGGGCAAGGACAATAGTAATAACAGTGGTAATAAAAGCAATGATTCGGGAAATAATGCTGCAGCCCAGGCTGGTAGCGGGACAGAAAGTGTAGCGAAGGCCGGAGGTGAAACGAACGCAGATTTCACCACTGCCATCGACGAATACCGCAAATACGTCATTGAACAATGCGATGCGTTCGTTAAGCAGACCGAGGGCTTCACGGATGCTGTCAAGGCGGGCAAGCTGGATGAAGCCAAGGCGCTGTATGCTCCGGCACGCATGCATTATGAGCGGATCGAGCCGATCGCTGAAGCGCTTGGGGATCTGGACCCGAACATTGATGCCCGTGAGAATGATGTAGATGCTGCGGACTGGCGCGGCTTCCATAAGATTGAACAGGCTCTCTGGCAGAACAATACAACGGAGGGCATGACGGATGTCGCGGACCGCCTGCTGAAGGATGCGCAGCTGCTGCGCGCCAAGGTGGAGACGGCCGGGATCGATGCCAATCTGCTCGTTACCGGGGCTGTTGAGCTGCTGAATGAGGTCTCCTCCTCCAAAGTAACGGGGGAAGAGGAGCGTTATTCCCATACGGATTTGTATGATTTTGTGGCGAATGTGGAGGGGGCCCAAAAGATCTATGAGCTGCTGAAGCCGGAGCTGGCCAAAAAAGACCCGACCCTTGAGCAAACCATCGGCGAGCGGTTCACCGCCTTATTGAATGAGCTGGCGCCGTTCAAATCGGGGGAGGGCTACGTCTCTTACGAAACGCTCAAACCGGAGGAGGTCCGCAGGTTAAGCCAGAACCTCGATGCCTTGGCTGAGCCGCTATCCAACATGGGAACGATTCTGGGAGTGTGA
- the nagA gene encoding N-acetylglucosamine-6-phosphate deacetylase: MVEINGMSGELLFGKVLTPDGIIEQGVLAVAEGLIQYAGEAAWLPAAYESWQTVTREPQGLLIPGFVDVHVHGGAGHDFMYSDADALDTITRFHASHGTTSMLATTMTAAKADIDQVLAEVDAYRSREGGMPYARLAGVHLEGPFISVRWPGAQNPEHIVPANIEWLEEWEYKYPGMIRQVTLAPEREAALEAVHWLRKHGITAALGHTDATFEQVITAADAGLNQAVHMFNAMTPLHHRKPGTAGAVLFDPRIRAEVIADGIHVHPAAISLITRLKNNHNLLLITDAMSATGLSDGEYAIGDLPVIVKDGIATLKEHPEALAGSTLTMISGFRYLVQAVGLSLLEASQAASLNPALSLGMQRSIGTLEAGKRGDILQLDQDLNLRGVWIGGRKLQA, encoded by the coding sequence ATGGTTGAAATAAACGGTATGAGCGGAGAATTATTGTTCGGCAAGGTGCTCACTCCTGATGGAATCATAGAACAGGGTGTACTTGCCGTAGCAGAAGGCTTGATTCAATATGCAGGAGAAGCCGCTTGGCTGCCCGCAGCCTATGAGAGCTGGCAGACAGTCACCCGGGAGCCGCAAGGTCTGCTGATCCCCGGATTCGTTGATGTGCATGTGCACGGCGGAGCCGGACATGACTTCATGTACAGCGATGCAGATGCTCTTGACACCATCACACGGTTCCATGCCTCACACGGGACGACCTCTATGCTTGCTACAACCATGACGGCTGCCAAGGCAGACATCGATCAGGTGCTGGCTGAGGTGGATGCTTATCGTTCCCGTGAAGGCGGCATGCCTTATGCAAGGCTGGCAGGTGTACATCTGGAGGGACCGTTCATCAGCGTAAGATGGCCTGGAGCGCAGAATCCTGAGCACATTGTTCCGGCTAATATAGAATGGCTGGAGGAATGGGAGTACAAGTATCCGGGAATGATCCGTCAGGTCACCCTGGCTCCGGAGCGTGAAGCTGCCCTGGAAGCTGTCCATTGGCTGCGCAAGCATGGCATTACCGCCGCGCTCGGCCACACAGATGCTACATTCGAGCAGGTGATTACCGCTGCCGATGCCGGACTGAACCAGGCGGTGCACATGTTTAATGCCATGACGCCACTGCATCACCGCAAGCCGGGAACGGCCGGTGCCGTGCTGTTCGATCCCCGGATCAGAGCCGAGGTCATTGCTGACGGTATCCATGTCCATCCGGCAGCCATCAGCCTCATTACCCGGCTCAAAAACAATCATAATCTGCTGCTGATCACAGATGCCATGTCAGCAACCGGACTCAGCGACGGAGAATATGCCATCGGTGATCTGCCTGTGATTGTCAAGGACGGCATAGCCACGCTGAAGGAGCATCCTGAAGCACTGGCCGGCAGCACACTAACGATGATTAGCGGGTTCCGTTATCTGGTTCAGGCGGTCGGTCTAAGCCTGCTGGAAGCCTCACAGGCTGCCAGCCTTAATCCGGCGCTGTCGCTCGGCATGCAGCGGTCTATTGGAACGCTTGAAGCAGGGAAGCGCGGCGATATCCTGCAGCTGGATCAAGACCTGAATCTGCGCGGAGTATGGATCGGCGGACGCAAGCTTCAGGCCTAG
- a CDS encoding YhcN/YlaJ family sporulation lipoprotein: protein MLRSKFGLSLTAALLLGAMSITGCGAGHSADGGNMQTKGVRGTDGRIHVNSTRDMKRDDDFGSMEMSKELADRVAAMPEVRSANVIMVGRSAYVAVMLEDASSGVHTKSTIREKATGRGTAAGVPGMTGTGGSMAGIPGSLTGTGTVGGTGMAAPEDYPGNGNNGIMSRSKMGDDTDTLPGEIKNKIAAEVKKGNTYVGNVYVSANPDFVERADYYAREFRAGHPLRGFANEFRIMAERIFPARSGQ, encoded by the coding sequence ATGTTGCGATCGAAATTCGGCTTGTCCCTGACTGCAGCATTGCTGCTCGGCGCCATGAGTATAACCGGCTGCGGTGCCGGCCATTCGGCTGATGGCGGCAATATGCAGACGAAAGGTGTACGCGGGACAGACGGGCGAATCCACGTGAACTCCACACGGGACATGAAGCGTGACGATGACTTCGGCAGCATGGAGATGAGCAAGGAATTGGCTGACCGTGTAGCGGCCATGCCGGAAGTCCGTTCGGCTAACGTTATTATGGTTGGCCGAAGCGCTTATGTTGCTGTAATGCTGGAGGACGCTTCGAGCGGGGTTCACACGAAGAGTACCATCCGCGAGAAAGCTACCGGAAGAGGAACTGCTGCGGGTGTTCCCGGAATGACGGGAACAGGCGGCTCCATGGCCGGCATTCCAGGGAGTCTGACAGGCACCGGAACCGTTGGCGGTACAGGCATGGCGGCTCCTGAAGATTATCCGGGAAACGGTAATAACGGGATTATGTCCAGAAGCAAGATGGGGGATGATACAGACACACTTCCCGGGGAAATCAAGAATAAAATTGCCGCAGAGGTTAAAAAAGGCAACACATACGTCGGAAATGTGTATGTCTCGGCGAACCCGGATTTCGTGGAGCGGGCCGATTATTATGCCCGGGAATTCCGTGCAGGGCACCCGCTCAGAGGCTTCGCGAATGAATTCCGCATTATGGCGGAACGGATTTTCCCTGCGCGCAGCGGACAGTAA
- a CDS encoding FTR1 family iron permease: protein MMITVTQSPWRQIRAALLFLCLLVLLPGAPASASGAPLDELLPPVGSALVEAGQSRWEAAAADVESFAALWRSANRSKPDPALAGPAAEVDAALAAAAEALAGGGGAPAKAALSTLARSVDAYVTAAAGEGSGNTGAAGRAAAAKLLPAAERTRDAARSADWAAAAEAYRAVVNGWKPAERGIRSDNPAVYGLLETKMSLLRIALQAEPVRGEAAQAEAEALVTLLSGYSEGKAVDTGGAPAEPASIEGLISYLKQASAAAQAGDSAAAADIMEQFIAAWPSAEGQVQLASPKVYASIENESTAVTGYLLSSPPKLDQALSLMDTMLSELTPLAGEKTYTAWDAALILLREGLEAILVLAALLAYLRREAVPAARRWVWSGAAAGLAASIGLAVLLTYSLSQAASGGARELIEGITGLVAVVMMLTVGRWLHGKSSTAAWNKYVDRQMQGALAKGNLWYLFFIAALAILREGAETTIFYAGMAPAIDTSQLLLGIGSALAVLIILGYAIIVLSAKLPVAAFFRAATVLIYYLVFRFLGESLHALQIAGKLPAHNGHSLPSIGWLGIYPTWETTIPQLLILFFILWELLRGRRTANRTKAANGITK from the coding sequence ATGATGATCACGGTTACACAGAGTCCATGGCGGCAGATCAGGGCGGCGCTGCTGTTCCTCTGCCTGCTTGTACTGCTGCCCGGCGCGCCGGCTTCTGCGTCAGGCGCGCCGCTGGATGAGCTGCTGCCGCCTGTAGGCAGCGCGCTGGTCGAGGCCGGCCAGAGCCGCTGGGAGGCGGCGGCGGCCGATGTTGAATCGTTCGCGGCGCTGTGGCGCAGCGCGAACAGGAGCAAGCCGGACCCGGCACTCGCCGGTCCGGCTGCTGAGGTGGACGCCGCGCTGGCCGCTGCGGCGGAAGCCCTGGCGGGTGGCGGCGGAGCGCCCGCCAAGGCGGCCCTGTCCACGCTCGCCCGCAGCGTGGACGCTTATGTTACCGCCGCCGCAGGCGAAGGCAGCGGTAACACGGGCGCCGCCGGCCGCGCAGCGGCGGCGAAGCTGCTGCCCGCGGCGGAGCGCACGCGGGATGCGGCGCGCAGCGCCGACTGGGCCGCGGCGGCGGAAGCCTACCGCGCCGTGGTCAACGGCTGGAAGCCGGCGGAACGCGGCATCCGGTCGGACAATCCCGCCGTCTACGGCTTGCTGGAGACGAAGATGAGCCTGCTGCGCATTGCGCTGCAGGCAGAGCCGGTCCGCGGAGAGGCCGCGCAGGCGGAAGCGGAAGCGCTGGTGACGCTGCTGTCCGGCTACAGCGAAGGCAAAGCCGTCGATACCGGTGGCGCGCCAGCGGAGCCGGCTTCCATTGAAGGGCTGATCAGCTATCTGAAGCAGGCTTCCGCCGCCGCCCAGGCCGGCGACAGCGCAGCAGCCGCTGATATAATGGAACAGTTCATTGCTGCCTGGCCTTCGGCCGAAGGCCAGGTCCAGCTGGCCTCCCCCAAGGTCTATGCCAGCATTGAGAACGAGAGCACCGCCGTCACCGGTTATCTGCTCTCCAGCCCTCCGAAGCTGGACCAAGCGCTATCGCTTATGGACACGATGCTCTCTGAGCTGACGCCACTGGCCGGGGAAAAGACTTATACCGCATGGGATGCGGCACTCATTCTGCTGCGCGAGGGGCTGGAGGCGATTCTTGTACTCGCCGCCCTGCTTGCCTATCTGCGCCGCGAAGCAGTACCGGCGGCCCGCCGCTGGGTCTGGTCCGGCGCGGCAGCAGGTCTGGCTGCAAGCATCGGCCTCGCCGTATTGCTGACCTATTCCCTCTCCCAAGCCGCCTCCGGCGGCGCGCGCGAGCTGATCGAAGGCATCACCGGCCTCGTCGCCGTGGTCATGATGCTCACCGTCGGCCGCTGGCTGCATGGGAAATCCAGCACGGCAGCCTGGAATAAATATGTGGACCGCCAGATGCAGGGCGCCCTCGCCAAAGGCAATCTGTGGTACCTGTTCTTCATCGCTGCGCTGGCCATTTTGCGCGAAGGGGCCGAGACTACGATTTTCTACGCAGGCATGGCACCGGCCATTGATACCTCTCAGCTGCTGCTCGGGATTGGCAGTGCCCTGGCGGTCCTAATCATCCTCGGCTATGCCATAATTGTACTGAGTGCCAAATTGCCGGTTGCTGCCTTCTTCCGCGCTGCTACAGTGCTGATCTACTATCTGGTTTTCCGATTCCTAGGTGAGAGCCTTCACGCCTTGCAGATCGCCGGCAAGCTGCCCGCCCATAACGGGCACAGTCTGCCTTCCATCGGCTGGCTTGGCATATATCCGACCTGGGAGACTACCATCCCGCAACTGCTGATCCTCTTCTTCATCTTATGGGAGCTGCTACGCGGCAGACGGACTGCCAACAGAACGAAGGCCGCAAACGGGATCACTAAGTAA
- a CDS encoding MurR/RpiR family transcriptional regulator — MSPILHALEHDKPKLSQMERKLAERILASPGEIVHMGITELAEECGISTATITRFCKALHFKGYPDFKLKLAAELAHSDGSPETGSSSYQDIVAGNPLQFIVEAMQANHLASIRDTTSLLDLGRLQQVIDLLCRARRVDLYGMATSSIVAQDFYQKLIRIGVNCTAFADSHMQITSASSLSSGDVAFAVSYSGETPETVDALTCAAASGAATVSLTSYGSSTLATLADIPLFSSSLEQGMRRGDMASRIAQLHIIDILFTGMVSTRFGDFIPRLEQSYRNVQHYRHKRGGQI; from the coding sequence TTGTCTCCCATTCTGCATGCTCTGGAGCATGACAAGCCCAAGCTGTCGCAAATGGAACGCAAGCTGGCTGAGCGCATTCTGGCCTCGCCCGGGGAAATTGTCCACATGGGCATCACGGAGCTGGCGGAGGAATGCGGCATCAGCACGGCAACGATTACGCGGTTCTGCAAAGCGCTGCACTTCAAGGGTTATCCCGATTTCAAGCTCAAGCTGGCAGCTGAGCTGGCGCATAGCGACGGCTCGCCGGAGACCGGCAGCTCCTCTTATCAGGACATCGTGGCCGGCAATCCGCTGCAATTCATTGTAGAGGCCATGCAGGCCAACCATCTGGCCTCGATCCGGGACACCACCTCGCTGCTCGATCTGGGCCGGCTGCAGCAGGTCATTGATCTGCTGTGCCGGGCGCGCCGGGTCGATCTGTACGGGATGGCCACCTCATCCATCGTAGCCCAGGATTTCTATCAGAAGCTGATCCGCATCGGCGTGAACTGCACCGCTTTTGCCGATTCCCATATGCAGATTACTTCCGCATCCTCACTCTCTTCCGGCGATGTGGCGTTCGCAGTCTCTTATTCGGGGGAGACCCCGGAGACGGTGGATGCCTTAACCTGTGCAGCCGCAAGCGGCGCAGCTACGGTGTCGTTAACCTCCTACGGAAGCAGTACTCTGGCTACACTCGCTGATATTCCGTTGTTCTCCTCGTCTCTTGAGCAGGGCATGCGGCGCGGTGATATGGCGTCACGGATCGCACAGCTGCATATTATCGATATTCTGTTCACCGGCATGGTCAGTACCCGGTTCGGGGATTTCATCCCAAGGCTTGAGCAATCTTATCGGAACGTCCAACATTACCGTCATAAACGGGGAGGTCAAATCTAA
- a CDS encoding glycosyltransferase family 4 protein yields the protein MKILFTFYIPSGGVETLNRLRCESLQKNGIECHVLYLMPGSGTHNSVSFPVFITSQDEDIRAILNANHYDAIIVTSDYLLLERLRRLGYGGILIYESQGLGTRSEARNVIIDSVPYLQSFCNAVLIPPTDHLLELFIEICPWLQRYVIPNLVDVQGFRYIPAEAPVDPVIAWVGRLEPNKNWSEYLKIAHHIRKAKPNLHLWMFHDPGLASDDQKAAFNEELHALGLNDRLNVFTNMPNQTMPVCYSSIAASGGFLLSSSVTEGFGYAVAEAVCCSCPVLSTDSDGVRSFITHNITGKFYPLGNVEAAVNEGLDLMNNIPLREAICYQGRQHMVTHFGFDQYAHSFREMMNSFSIF from the coding sequence TTGAAAATTCTATTTACGTTTTATATACCAAGCGGCGGGGTGGAGACCCTGAACAGGCTGCGGTGTGAGAGTCTTCAAAAGAACGGCATCGAATGCCATGTGCTCTATCTCATGCCGGGGTCCGGCACTCACAATAGTGTAAGCTTCCCGGTATTTATCACTTCACAGGATGAAGATATCAGGGCTATACTGAATGCCAATCATTATGACGCCATTATCGTAACCTCCGATTACCTGCTGCTGGAACGTCTGCGCCGGCTGGGGTATGGCGGCATCCTGATCTACGAGTCCCAGGGTCTGGGAACACGAAGCGAAGCCCGTAATGTGATCATAGATTCCGTGCCTTATCTGCAATCCTTCTGCAATGCCGTGCTGATTCCCCCCACCGATCATTTACTGGAGCTGTTTATCGAGATCTGCCCCTGGCTCCAGCGCTATGTTATTCCGAACCTTGTGGATGTACAAGGATTCCGCTATATCCCCGCCGAGGCGCCCGTTGATCCTGTCATAGCCTGGGTAGGGAGGCTGGAACCCAACAAGAACTGGAGCGAGTACCTGAAGATTGCCCACCATATCCGCAAAGCAAAACCTAACCTGCATCTCTGGATGTTCCATGATCCGGGCTTGGCCTCCGATGACCAGAAGGCGGCATTCAATGAAGAGCTGCATGCTCTTGGCCTGAATGACCGGCTGAATGTGTTCACGAATATGCCTAACCAGACGATGCCTGTCTGCTATTCATCGATTGCCGCTTCAGGAGGCTTCCTGCTGTCCAGCTCGGTCACAGAAGGCTTCGGATATGCCGTAGCTGAGGCTGTCTGCTGCTCCTGTCCTGTACTCAGCACGGATTCCGACGGGGTCAGATCCTTCATCACCCATAATATTACGGGCAAATTCTATCCGCTGGGCAATGTGGAGGCTGCCGTGAACGAAGGACTGGATCTGATGAATAATATCCCGCTGCGCGAAGCCATCTGCTATCAGGGCCGTCAGCATATGGTTACGCATTTCGGATTCGATCAGTATGCACATTCCTTCCGCGAGATGATGAATTCCTTCTCGATCTTCTAA
- the nagB gene encoding glucosamine-6-phosphate deaminase, translated as MNILKFQHEEDFAATGANLIASLLQSNPRAVLGLATGSSPVGVYEKLVEMHRKGNVSFAKASSYNLDEYVGLPVDHPQSYRSFMNEHLFNHIDIDLARTHVPNGNAPDLAAECRAYDKLLEDNGPVDLQILGIGSNGHIGFNEPDASLSSGTHVVDLLEETLEANARFFDRVEDVPRQAVTMGIGGILKAKQIVLLVRGEEKAEAVKNALEGPITTQCPASLLQSHPNVVVLLDEGAAKWLK; from the coding sequence ATGAATATTTTGAAATTTCAGCATGAAGAAGATTTCGCAGCCACAGGAGCTAACCTGATCGCCAGTCTGCTGCAGAGCAATCCCAGAGCCGTTCTCGGTCTGGCTACCGGAAGCTCCCCTGTCGGGGTGTACGAGAAGCTGGTGGAGATGCACCGCAAGGGCAATGTCAGCTTCGCCAAAGCCTCATCCTATAACCTGGACGAATATGTCGGACTGCCTGTGGATCATCCGCAGAGCTACCGGAGCTTCATGAATGAGCATCTGTTCAATCATATCGATATCGACCTGGCCCGCACCCATGTGCCTAACGGAAATGCTCCCGATCTTGCGGCCGAATGCCGTGCGTATGACAAGCTGCTGGAGGATAACGGTCCGGTGGATCTGCAGATCCTCGGCATCGGCAGCAACGGCCATATCGGCTTCAACGAGCCGGATGCCAGCCTGAGCAGCGGAACGCATGTGGTAGATCTGCTGGAAGAGACCCTCGAAGCCAATGCCCGCTTCTTCGACCGTGTAGAGGATGTGCCGCGTCAGGCGGTAACGATGGGCATCGGCGGCATTCTCAAGGCGAAGCAGATTGTACTGCTTGTGCGCGGGGAAGAAAAGGCTGAAGCGGTTAAAAATGCGCTGGAGGGCCCTATCACTACCCAGTGCCCTGCTTCGCTGCTGCAGAGCCATCCGAATGTGGTCGTCCTGCTGGATGAAGGTGCCGCCAAATGGTTGAAATAA
- the efeB gene encoding iron uptake transporter deferrochelatase/peroxidase subunit, with product MNKKDKNSRNKADADHGIPAPETKLFNTKFSRRDMLRLTGASGLGLLLGGGGVGGIMAARQAAERAVPAAAFGQNEEQADTIPFYGKHQAGVLTPAQNFLCFASFDVTTTKVSDLKKLLEDWTAAAAALTSGTMIGTANDKPNLPPTDTGEADGLTPSKCTLTFGAGPALFDSRFGLSGKRPASFTELPAFPGDSLEPQWCGGDLCVQACADDMQVAFHAIRNLARIARGTAVLRWTQEGFQRSGSADPSGGTPRNLLGFKDGTGNPDVTDDAQMRNIVWSGSADGPGWMNGGTYLAVRRVRFRIEVWDRSSLSDQEATFGRHRQSGAPIGAGDEFAELNLAAADAAGKPLIPPDSHSALAHGDGSVQMLRRSYSYSSGMDLKTGQLDAGLVFISFQRDLMKQFVSIQQRLSKNDRLNEYMVHTGSAVFACFPGVREGGYIGELLLEG from the coding sequence ATGAATAAGAAAGATAAGAATTCCCGGAATAAGGCTGACGCGGATCACGGGATTCCTGCACCGGAGACCAAGCTGTTCAACACCAAATTCAGCCGCCGCGATATGCTGCGGCTGACCGGTGCCTCAGGGCTCGGGCTGCTGCTGGGCGGAGGCGGTGTGGGCGGCATTATGGCGGCACGCCAGGCAGCAGAACGGGCGGTCCCGGCCGCCGCCTTCGGGCAGAATGAAGAACAGGCGGATACGATCCCCTTCTACGGCAAGCACCAGGCGGGGGTTCTTACCCCTGCGCAGAATTTTCTGTGCTTCGCTTCATTTGATGTGACGACTACCAAGGTCAGTGATCTAAAAAAACTGCTGGAGGACTGGACTGCCGCCGCCGCTGCCCTGACCTCAGGTACGATGATCGGCACGGCGAACGACAAGCCCAATCTCCCGCCTACCGACACCGGCGAGGCGGATGGCCTCACCCCTTCTAAGTGCACCCTTACCTTCGGGGCAGGTCCGGCCCTGTTCGACAGCCGGTTCGGGCTGTCCGGGAAGCGGCCCGCCTCCTTCACTGAGCTTCCGGCCTTCCCTGGAGACAGCCTGGAGCCGCAGTGGTGCGGCGGCGATCTCTGTGTCCAGGCCTGTGCGGACGATATGCAGGTGGCGTTCCATGCCATCCGCAATCTGGCCCGCATCGCCCGGGGTACGGCGGTGCTGCGCTGGACCCAGGAAGGCTTCCAGCGCAGCGGCAGCGCCGATCCGTCAGGCGGCACCCCGCGTAATCTGCTTGGCTTCAAGGACGGCACGGGGAATCCGGACGTCACCGATGACGCGCAGATGCGAAATATCGTCTGGAGCGGCAGTGCCGATGGCCCGGGCTGGATGAACGGAGGCACGTATCTTGCGGTGCGGCGCGTACGGTTCCGTATTGAGGTCTGGGACCGCTCCTCGCTGAGCGATCAGGAGGCCACCTTCGGACGGCACCGGCAGAGCGGTGCACCGATTGGAGCCGGGGATGAATTCGCTGAGTTAAACCTGGCAGCAGCGGATGCCGCCGGCAAGCCGCTCATCCCGCCGGACTCCCATTCCGCTCTCGCCCACGGAGACGGCTCAGTCCAAATGCTGCGCCGCTCCTACTCCTATTCCAGCGGCATGGATCTCAAGACGGGGCAGCTTGATGCCGGTCTGGTGTTCATCAGCTTCCAAAGGGATCTGATGAAGCAGTTCGTCAGCATCCAGCAGCGCCTCTCCAAAAATGACCGGCTGAATGAGTATATGGTTCATACTGGCAGTGCCGTCTTCGCCTGCTTCCCCGGTGTCCGGGAAGGCGGTTATATCGGGGAATTACTGCTCGAGGGTTGA